A stretch of Microbulbifer sp. SAOS-129_SWC DNA encodes these proteins:
- a CDS encoding peptide MFS transporter, whose product MQDQKPKPPAAAGEMLGHPKGLYLLFGTEMWERLSYYGMRGIFVLYLTSAATAAVFGWEQLSDKDLQDKALSYLGWYAMLVYLTPVAGGWIADNVWGQRRCIIVGGLLMMLGQFALGFPHSWLPDGTEIYFLWLGLALMIVGNGFFKPNISTMVGDLYDEGDKRRDTAFTIFYMGINIGSILGYLVVGWIGEKINYQLGFTIAGIGMLLGVILQLLKSQHYLGDIGQKPAARLGLKKSAVDKHKPLTPEERDRIKVILILGLFTVVFWTGFEQAAGSMNLFAKYNTDLHIFGFEIPASWLQMVNPLFIIILAPIMASLWVGLGDREPDSPTKFSMGLVFLGLGFVSMCGAALQIGDSETIKASPWWLVVAYIFHTVGELCLSPIGLSMVTKLSPLRYMSLMMGLWFAFIGIANKGAAEIGKLVGENGPLETFGGVALAAIVAGILLFFLRNKLVDWMHGAEEVHTEVKPTTKEEIGITADHEGTPPRHFSGD is encoded by the coding sequence TCCTGTTCGGCACCGAGATGTGGGAACGCCTCAGTTACTACGGTATGCGCGGTATCTTCGTGCTCTACCTGACTTCGGCGGCCACCGCGGCGGTATTCGGCTGGGAACAGCTCTCTGACAAGGATCTGCAGGACAAGGCCCTGAGCTACCTGGGTTGGTACGCGATGCTGGTCTACCTGACGCCGGTCGCCGGTGGCTGGATTGCGGATAATGTCTGGGGGCAGCGGCGCTGCATTATCGTCGGCGGCCTGCTGATGATGCTCGGGCAGTTCGCCCTCGGTTTCCCGCACAGCTGGCTACCCGACGGCACCGAGATCTACTTCCTGTGGCTGGGCCTGGCGCTGATGATTGTCGGCAACGGCTTTTTCAAACCGAATATCTCCACCATGGTCGGCGACCTCTACGACGAGGGCGACAAGCGCCGTGACACCGCCTTCACCATCTTCTACATGGGGATCAATATCGGCTCGATTCTCGGCTATCTCGTCGTGGGCTGGATCGGCGAGAAAATCAATTACCAGCTGGGCTTTACCATCGCCGGTATCGGCATGCTGCTGGGCGTGATCCTGCAGTTGCTGAAGTCGCAGCATTACCTGGGCGATATCGGCCAGAAACCCGCCGCCAGGTTGGGGCTGAAAAAATCCGCGGTGGACAAGCACAAGCCGCTGACGCCAGAGGAGCGCGACCGCATCAAGGTGATCCTGATTCTCGGCCTGTTCACCGTGGTGTTCTGGACCGGCTTCGAGCAGGCCGCCGGCTCCATGAACCTGTTCGCCAAGTACAACACCGACCTGCATATCTTCGGCTTCGAGATCCCGGCCAGCTGGCTGCAGATGGTCAACCCGCTGTTTATCATCATCCTCGCGCCGATCATGGCCAGCCTGTGGGTGGGCCTCGGTGACCGCGAACCCGACTCGCCGACCAAATTCAGCATGGGCCTGGTTTTCCTCGGTCTCGGCTTCGTGTCCATGTGTGGTGCAGCATTGCAGATCGGCGATTCCGAAACTATCAAGGCGAGCCCCTGGTGGCTGGTGGTTGCCTATATCTTCCACACGGTGGGCGAGCTGTGCCTGTCGCCGATCGGCCTGTCGATGGTCACCAAGCTGTCGCCGCTGCGCTACATGTCGCTGATGATGGGGCTGTGGTTCGCATTTATCGGTATCGCCAACAAGGGCGCGGCAGAAATCGGTAAGCTGGTGGGTGAAAACGGCCCGCTGGAGACTTTCGGTGGCGTGGCGCTGGCCGCAATCGTAGCGGGCATCCTATTGTTCTTCCTGCGCAACAAACTGGTGGACTGGATGCATGGTGCGGAAGAGGTGCATACCGAGGTCAAGCCGACCACCAAAGAGGAAATCGGTATTACCGCCGACCACGAAGGCACCCCGCCGCGGCATTTTTCCGGAGATTGA